The Lytechinus pictus isolate F3 Inbred chromosome 15, Lp3.0, whole genome shotgun sequence genome contains a region encoding:
- the LOC129277747 gene encoding uncharacterized protein LOC129277747 isoform X1, which produces MKLKRRSSTMSPHQRDGEYEPCNCYPNCFYFKGWLKKAAEAEANTKKKNFLNRSPSWKKRYVVLLKETEDNHDVAVLAIFDKDVACNFHKPRASLKLSPWYRVDKKYDPTGKQHIFEVRTSKSTWRFLADSQTVMDLWVFYLQIQTELRTNFPGRCFEVTPDDSESMRRIGARASTCLLHLSKWGLTLALKRTRSLVGQWPLKSVREFESSETGRFSFKAGRSSPMGAAEYVFATVPGQDSEIYDLLDTYTTEDLSAQPQNQSGPAVAEVVNQDYERLRLATFGLLPRRGSVGRPISPNHTQHSQAVPVPGRIKSYDRLNRSRDGSNHRIDRSKSDNVKKSQAAPPVPARTPSLPAKTSRPPSAASSAEPDYNLPYADMGGRPADEENLPYTEMASGSAVNTLTRQGLGRDSKDRMSWDVPIPRTLTQSTAASDRSSYQFMEYTPQSYRNTLTESYENTPLIAASPAARGLSNGGFVNSPLQNTMKELNIQDHEYHMVETTKGATGGGGSGPPSPLVHTYFEGEFSGSKGSSGEREHQYQGVDYEGIGKEGSHPYSRSLSRSFSLENLRSPTSITDSYIDRSPNLGSLDLAFFSSTNMPNWMNERQLPSLPRDEVPPTEENPYVTSPKKSRYAYEEVNNIFPPTPARGAQQTEYGSVSNTSAEEINVQNHVMRNSTFSEGYVDSNLAAVRPTDSFHPNTAMIVTQESANVAHHSAIVEPSVTYTQVRASVPAPELESKEKRKSFKERTLERVKMKKAKSLVDLSDTAKPQGTKSVALEDLDNKRLFNSLGRPKKMKKSQSNPNLLSEPDPSTPEAAPHFISPKKDSDKQSPVTGVRRKFGLGLKMMRQKSRSQDEEGGENTGKPKVLPKSTVKKIDVKGISTTDKTKSYTRRSQGQLSDLPLDRAVDAKIKQAKDKGAAGKRQRAVSAGSAVSVQAMLNEQTNSTGMISNPLAYSSQSIAGSSEGPELDEQGYLSPTEIGSPVKRISDPLEADMSDRPLPERPLPSPPSHSQSAPLMKVRNAKVTQVWEL; this is translated from the exons ATGAAATTGAAACGGAGGAGTAGTACTATGTCGCCACATCAGAGGGATGGTGAATATGAACCGTGTAATTGCTATCCGAATTGCTTTTACTTCAAG GGCTGGCTGAAAAAAGCTGCTGAAGCGGAGGCAAACACCAAGAAGAAGAATTTCTTAAACCGCTCGCCAAGTTGGAAGAAACGTTATGTTGTCTTACTGAAGGAAACCGAAGACAACCATGATGTTGCTGTTTTGGCCATCTTTGACAAGGATGTGGCCTGTAACTTCCACAAACCTCGAG CGAGCCTCAAGCTATCACCCTGGTACCGAGTAGATAAGAAGTACGATCCGACGGGCAAGCAACACATCTTTGAGGTCAGGACTTCCAAATCGACATGGCGGTTCTTGGCGGACAGTCAGACCGTCATGGACCTCTGGGTCTTTTACTTACAGATCCAGACTGAGCTGAGGACAAATTTTCCAG GACGGTGTTTCGAAGTGACTCCCGACGACTCAGAATCAATGAGACGGATTGGTGCCAGGGCCTCCACCTGCCTGCTTCATCTCTCAAAATGGGGGCTTACGCTAGCTCTAAAG CGTACCAGATCTCTGGTGGGGCAGTGGCCTCTGAAATCCGTACGAGAGTTTGAGAGCTCGGAGACTGGACGCTTCTCCTTCAAGGCTGGACGAAGCTCACCAATGGGGGCAGCAGAGTATGTCTTCGCCACGGTGCCGGGTCAGGATAGCGAAATATACGATCTCCTGGATACATATACAACAGAGGATCTGAGTGCTCAG CCCCAGAACCAGTCCGGTCCAGCAGTTGCTGAAGTTGTAAACCAGGATTACGAGAGGTTGAGGTTAGCGACATTTGGTCTCCTTCCCAGAAGGGGTTCAGTAG GTCGGCCGATCTCTCCGAACCACACCCAGCACAGCCAGGCCGTACCTGTCCCCGGACGAATTAAGAGTTATGATCGGCTGAACCGATCAAGGGATG GATCCAACCACAGAATTGACCGAAGCAAGAGCGACAATGTCAAGAAATCTCAGGCAGCTCCCCCGGTACCAGCCCGTACCCCATCCTTGCCCGCAAAGACATCTCGGCCTCCAAGTGCAGCTTCTTCTGCGGAACCAGACTATAACCTTCCCTACGCAGACATGGGAGGAAGACCAGCAGATGAGGAGAACCTGCCTTACACCGAAATGGCATCTGGATCTGCGGTCAACACACTCACCAGGCAAGGGCTGGGACGCGACAGCAAGGACAGGATGAGTTGGGATGTACCCATTCCTCGTACACTGACACAGAGCACTGCAGCCAGCGACAGATCTAGTTACCAGTTCATGGAGTATACGCCCCAATCTTACCGAAACACCCTGACAGAGAGCTATGAGAACACACCACTGATAGCTGCAAGTCCTGCAGCAAGAGGCTTGTCCAACGGTGGTTTTGTGAACTCCCCGCTGCAAAACACGATGAAGGAGTTGAACATTCAGGATCATGAGTATCACATGGTGGAAACAACCAAAGGTGCTACAGGAGGGGGTGGATCAGGTCCTCCGAGTCCTCTGGTGCACACCTACTTTGAAGGAGAGTTTTCGGGAAGCAAGGGTTCCTCAGGAGAGAGGGAGCATCAGTATCAAGGAGTGGATTACGAGGGCATCGGCAAGGAAGGTTCCCATCCCTACTCCCGTTCACTTTCTCGTTCGTTCTCCCTCGAAAACCTCCGCAGCCCGACCTCCATCACCGACTCTTACATTGACCGCTCGCCAAACCTTGGGTCTCTGGACCTAGCTTTTTTCTCATCAACCAACATGCCAAATTGGATGAACGAAAGGCAGTTACCATCTCTACCTCGCGATGAAGTGCCACCAACCGAAGAAAACCCTTATGTTACGTCCCCCAAGAAGTCGAGGTATGCCTATGAGGAAGTGAACAATATTTTCCCGCCCACCCCTGCGCGGGGTGCCCAACAAACTGAATATGGATCTGTAAGCAACACATCAGCTGAAGAAATCAATGTACAGAACCATGTAATGCGGAATAGCACCTTTTCAGAGGGATATGTAGATTCCAATCTTGCTGCGGTGAGACCAACAGACAGTTTTCATCCCAATACTGCCATGATAGTCACGCAAGAATCTGCTAATGTTGCACATCACTCAGCCATTGTTGAGCCGAGTGTGACTTACACGCAGGTTCGAGCAAGCGTGCCTGCGCCAGAACTTGAgtcaaaggagaaaaggaaatcaTTTAAAGAAAGGACACTAGAACGAGTCAAGATGAAAAAAGCAAAATCACTCGTAGATCTCTCCGATACAGCCAAACCGCAAGGGACAAAATCAGTTGCACTTGAAGATCTGGATAATAAGAGGCTGTTCAATAGTTTAGGCCGaccaaagaaaatgaagaaatcacAATCAAATCCAAACCTGCTGTCAGAGCCGGATCCTTCAACTCCGGAGGCTGCTCCTCATTTTATCTCACCAAAGAAAGATTCGGACAAACAGTCCCCGGTGACAGGAGTCCGCAGGAAATTTGGTCTTGGACTGAAGATGATGAGGCAGAAGAGCCGGAGTCAAGATGAGGAGGGTGGGGAGAATACAGGAAAACCCAAAGTTCTGCCGAAATCCACAGTGAAGAAAATTGATGTCAAAGGCATCTCTACAACGGACAAGACAAAGTCTTACACCCGAAGGTCCCAAGGCCAGCTCAGTGATCTACCCCTTGACAGGGCTGTCGATGCAAAGATCAAACAAGCAAAGGACAAAGGGGCAGCGGGGAAGAGGCAAAGAGCAGTATCAGCAGGGTCTGCAGTGTCCGTTCAGGCCATGTTGAACGAGCAAACAAACTCTACCGGAATGATCTCCAACCCACTTGCGTACAGTTCCCAGTCAATTGCCGGGTCTTCAGAAGGACCTGAGCTGGATGAGCAGGGCTACCTCTCACCGACAGAGATTGGGTCTCCAGTCAAGAGGATATCTGACCCTCTGGAGGCGGATATGAGTGATAGACCACTTCCAGAGCGCCCTCTACCTAGTCCTCCGTCACATTCACAGAGTGCACCACTCATGAAGGTCAGAAATGCCAAGGTCACACAGGTTTGGGAGCTTTGA
- the LOC129277747 gene encoding uncharacterized protein LOC129277747 isoform X2 → MASAQPEVIYKGWLKKAAEAEANTKKKNFLNRSPSWKKRYVVLLKETEDNHDVAVLAIFDKDVACNFHKPRASLKLSPWYRVDKKYDPTGKQHIFEVRTSKSTWRFLADSQTVMDLWVFYLQIQTELRTNFPGRCFEVTPDDSESMRRIGARASTCLLHLSKWGLTLALKRTRSLVGQWPLKSVREFESSETGRFSFKAGRSSPMGAAEYVFATVPGQDSEIYDLLDTYTTEDLSAQPQNQSGPAVAEVVNQDYERLRLATFGLLPRRGSVGRPISPNHTQHSQAVPVPGRIKSYDRLNRSRDGSNHRIDRSKSDNVKKSQAAPPVPARTPSLPAKTSRPPSAASSAEPDYNLPYADMGGRPADEENLPYTEMASGSAVNTLTRQGLGRDSKDRMSWDVPIPRTLTQSTAASDRSSYQFMEYTPQSYRNTLTESYENTPLIAASPAARGLSNGGFVNSPLQNTMKELNIQDHEYHMVETTKGATGGGGSGPPSPLVHTYFEGEFSGSKGSSGEREHQYQGVDYEGIGKEGSHPYSRSLSRSFSLENLRSPTSITDSYIDRSPNLGSLDLAFFSSTNMPNWMNERQLPSLPRDEVPPTEENPYVTSPKKSRYAYEEVNNIFPPTPARGAQQTEYGSVSNTSAEEINVQNHVMRNSTFSEGYVDSNLAAVRPTDSFHPNTAMIVTQESANVAHHSAIVEPSVTYTQVRASVPAPELESKEKRKSFKERTLERVKMKKAKSLVDLSDTAKPQGTKSVALEDLDNKRLFNSLGRPKKMKKSQSNPNLLSEPDPSTPEAAPHFISPKKDSDKQSPVTGVRRKFGLGLKMMRQKSRSQDEEGGENTGKPKVLPKSTVKKIDVKGISTTDKTKSYTRRSQGQLSDLPLDRAVDAKIKQAKDKGAAGKRQRAVSAGSAVSVQAMLNEQTNSTGMISNPLAYSSQSIAGSSEGPELDEQGYLSPTEIGSPVKRISDPLEADMSDRPLPERPLPSPPSHSQSAPLMKVRNAKVTQVWEL, encoded by the exons ATGGCGTCAGCCCAGCCGGAGGTCATTTACAAG GGCTGGCTGAAAAAAGCTGCTGAAGCGGAGGCAAACACCAAGAAGAAGAATTTCTTAAACCGCTCGCCAAGTTGGAAGAAACGTTATGTTGTCTTACTGAAGGAAACCGAAGACAACCATGATGTTGCTGTTTTGGCCATCTTTGACAAGGATGTGGCCTGTAACTTCCACAAACCTCGAG CGAGCCTCAAGCTATCACCCTGGTACCGAGTAGATAAGAAGTACGATCCGACGGGCAAGCAACACATCTTTGAGGTCAGGACTTCCAAATCGACATGGCGGTTCTTGGCGGACAGTCAGACCGTCATGGACCTCTGGGTCTTTTACTTACAGATCCAGACTGAGCTGAGGACAAATTTTCCAG GACGGTGTTTCGAAGTGACTCCCGACGACTCAGAATCAATGAGACGGATTGGTGCCAGGGCCTCCACCTGCCTGCTTCATCTCTCAAAATGGGGGCTTACGCTAGCTCTAAAG CGTACCAGATCTCTGGTGGGGCAGTGGCCTCTGAAATCCGTACGAGAGTTTGAGAGCTCGGAGACTGGACGCTTCTCCTTCAAGGCTGGACGAAGCTCACCAATGGGGGCAGCAGAGTATGTCTTCGCCACGGTGCCGGGTCAGGATAGCGAAATATACGATCTCCTGGATACATATACAACAGAGGATCTGAGTGCTCAG CCCCAGAACCAGTCCGGTCCAGCAGTTGCTGAAGTTGTAAACCAGGATTACGAGAGGTTGAGGTTAGCGACATTTGGTCTCCTTCCCAGAAGGGGTTCAGTAG GTCGGCCGATCTCTCCGAACCACACCCAGCACAGCCAGGCCGTACCTGTCCCCGGACGAATTAAGAGTTATGATCGGCTGAACCGATCAAGGGATG GATCCAACCACAGAATTGACCGAAGCAAGAGCGACAATGTCAAGAAATCTCAGGCAGCTCCCCCGGTACCAGCCCGTACCCCATCCTTGCCCGCAAAGACATCTCGGCCTCCAAGTGCAGCTTCTTCTGCGGAACCAGACTATAACCTTCCCTACGCAGACATGGGAGGAAGACCAGCAGATGAGGAGAACCTGCCTTACACCGAAATGGCATCTGGATCTGCGGTCAACACACTCACCAGGCAAGGGCTGGGACGCGACAGCAAGGACAGGATGAGTTGGGATGTACCCATTCCTCGTACACTGACACAGAGCACTGCAGCCAGCGACAGATCTAGTTACCAGTTCATGGAGTATACGCCCCAATCTTACCGAAACACCCTGACAGAGAGCTATGAGAACACACCACTGATAGCTGCAAGTCCTGCAGCAAGAGGCTTGTCCAACGGTGGTTTTGTGAACTCCCCGCTGCAAAACACGATGAAGGAGTTGAACATTCAGGATCATGAGTATCACATGGTGGAAACAACCAAAGGTGCTACAGGAGGGGGTGGATCAGGTCCTCCGAGTCCTCTGGTGCACACCTACTTTGAAGGAGAGTTTTCGGGAAGCAAGGGTTCCTCAGGAGAGAGGGAGCATCAGTATCAAGGAGTGGATTACGAGGGCATCGGCAAGGAAGGTTCCCATCCCTACTCCCGTTCACTTTCTCGTTCGTTCTCCCTCGAAAACCTCCGCAGCCCGACCTCCATCACCGACTCTTACATTGACCGCTCGCCAAACCTTGGGTCTCTGGACCTAGCTTTTTTCTCATCAACCAACATGCCAAATTGGATGAACGAAAGGCAGTTACCATCTCTACCTCGCGATGAAGTGCCACCAACCGAAGAAAACCCTTATGTTACGTCCCCCAAGAAGTCGAGGTATGCCTATGAGGAAGTGAACAATATTTTCCCGCCCACCCCTGCGCGGGGTGCCCAACAAACTGAATATGGATCTGTAAGCAACACATCAGCTGAAGAAATCAATGTACAGAACCATGTAATGCGGAATAGCACCTTTTCAGAGGGATATGTAGATTCCAATCTTGCTGCGGTGAGACCAACAGACAGTTTTCATCCCAATACTGCCATGATAGTCACGCAAGAATCTGCTAATGTTGCACATCACTCAGCCATTGTTGAGCCGAGTGTGACTTACACGCAGGTTCGAGCAAGCGTGCCTGCGCCAGAACTTGAgtcaaaggagaaaaggaaatcaTTTAAAGAAAGGACACTAGAACGAGTCAAGATGAAAAAAGCAAAATCACTCGTAGATCTCTCCGATACAGCCAAACCGCAAGGGACAAAATCAGTTGCACTTGAAGATCTGGATAATAAGAGGCTGTTCAATAGTTTAGGCCGaccaaagaaaatgaagaaatcacAATCAAATCCAAACCTGCTGTCAGAGCCGGATCCTTCAACTCCGGAGGCTGCTCCTCATTTTATCTCACCAAAGAAAGATTCGGACAAACAGTCCCCGGTGACAGGAGTCCGCAGGAAATTTGGTCTTGGACTGAAGATGATGAGGCAGAAGAGCCGGAGTCAAGATGAGGAGGGTGGGGAGAATACAGGAAAACCCAAAGTTCTGCCGAAATCCACAGTGAAGAAAATTGATGTCAAAGGCATCTCTACAACGGACAAGACAAAGTCTTACACCCGAAGGTCCCAAGGCCAGCTCAGTGATCTACCCCTTGACAGGGCTGTCGATGCAAAGATCAAACAAGCAAAGGACAAAGGGGCAGCGGGGAAGAGGCAAAGAGCAGTATCAGCAGGGTCTGCAGTGTCCGTTCAGGCCATGTTGAACGAGCAAACAAACTCTACCGGAATGATCTCCAACCCACTTGCGTACAGTTCCCAGTCAATTGCCGGGTCTTCAGAAGGACCTGAGCTGGATGAGCAGGGCTACCTCTCACCGACAGAGATTGGGTCTCCAGTCAAGAGGATATCTGACCCTCTGGAGGCGGATATGAGTGATAGACCACTTCCAGAGCGCCCTCTACCTAGTCCTCCGTCACATTCACAGAGTGCACCACTCATGAAGGTCAGAAATGCCAAGGTCACACAGGTTTGGGAGCTTTGA